A single window of Aneurinibacillus sp. REN35 DNA harbors:
- a CDS encoding cytochrome ubiquinol oxidase subunit I has protein sequence MDDLQLARAMFGTTMGFHIIFATLGVGLPLMILAAEILYQWKKDRDYHIMAQRWTKGFAVLLGVAIPSGTIAGVQLSLLWPGFMEVVGKVIALPFQIEIFAFLLEALFMSIYVYAADRLSAGMRILSVSLVALGALASAVLITNVHAFEGTPAGFRIVDGQIVDVDPWAGFFNPSFAVSAIHVGLSAYMTGAFAIASIAAFKMLKRKTGDKEFLFHRKALMLSLAIGGLFSVGTALNGHESAQSLHQYQPEKLAAAEGLFETQAYAPLAIGGVTDEATQSVKYGIEIPWALSFLAGNRFDEVVKGLNDFPREYWPPLYVHTLFNAMVGIGSLLILLSIIGFVWRHLLKREGFPRWLMWPFIASGPLAMIGIEFGWIFACTGRQPWVLYRTMLTADSVTQTGNIGLLFILFVTVYLILGIATIIVLLHYFRRHPLENELKGSAVSS, from the coding sequence GTGGATGATTTGCAGCTTGCCAGAGCTATGTTTGGAACCACGATGGGGTTCCACATTATTTTCGCTACGCTTGGTGTAGGATTGCCGCTAATGATTCTTGCAGCAGAGATTTTATATCAATGGAAAAAAGATAGGGATTATCACATTATGGCCCAGCGCTGGACGAAAGGGTTTGCGGTGCTGCTTGGCGTTGCCATCCCGTCTGGAACCATTGCTGGAGTACAGCTTTCGTTGTTATGGCCTGGATTTATGGAAGTGGTGGGAAAGGTCATTGCTCTTCCGTTTCAAATTGAGATTTTTGCCTTTTTGTTGGAAGCATTATTCATGTCGATTTATGTATATGCGGCAGATCGGCTCTCGGCTGGAATGCGGATTCTAAGCGTTAGCCTAGTAGCGCTCGGCGCGTTGGCGTCAGCTGTCTTGATTACGAATGTGCATGCGTTTGAAGGAACGCCTGCCGGATTTCGTATCGTGGACGGTCAGATCGTAGACGTAGATCCGTGGGCGGGTTTTTTTAATCCGAGCTTCGCTGTATCGGCGATTCATGTCGGGCTTTCTGCATATATGACCGGAGCGTTTGCGATTGCCTCCATTGCAGCATTTAAGATGCTGAAGCGAAAAACCGGTGATAAAGAGTTTTTGTTTCACCGTAAGGCATTGATGCTCTCGCTCGCTATCGGTGGTCTTTTCTCCGTAGGTACGGCACTTAATGGGCATGAATCAGCCCAGTCGCTCCATCAATACCAACCGGAGAAGCTTGCGGCAGCAGAAGGTCTATTTGAGACGCAAGCCTATGCTCCGCTTGCGATTGGTGGTGTTACGGATGAAGCGACGCAGAGTGTCAAGTACGGGATTGAGATTCCGTGGGCGCTCAGCTTCCTTGCAGGCAACCGTTTTGATGAAGTTGTCAAAGGTTTAAATGATTTTCCAAGGGAATATTGGCCTCCTTTGTATGTGCATACGCTGTTTAATGCGATGGTTGGTATCGGTTCCCTGTTGATCCTGCTATCGATCATAGGATTCGTATGGCGCCATCTGCTGAAGCGGGAAGGCTTTCCGCGCTGGCTCATGTGGCCGTTTATCGCTTCCGGGCCGCTTGCGATGATTGGCATTGAATTCGGATGGATTTTTGCCTGCACCGGACGACAACCTTGGGTGTTGTATCGTACGATGCTGACCGCTGATTCCGTTACACAGACGGGAAATATCGGTCTTCTGTTTATTCTGTTCGTTACGGTGTATTTGATATTAGGTATCGCAACAATTATTGTCTTGCTTCATTACTTCAGACGTCATCCTCTAGAGAATGAACTGAAAGGAAGTGCGGTTAGCTCATGA
- a CDS encoding cytochrome d ubiquinol oxidase subunit II: protein MSNELIAIGMLWLFVFVYSVAASIDFGTGFWSMVYRNQERSRATNIANRYLSPSWEVTNVFVVLIVIGLVSFFPGATFTLGTVLLVPGSLILLLLSIRSAFLVYSHSVEKYEKQLVIISGISGLFIPALLILVLPVTHGGFIDMSRGYEELMLGKLLTSPSGLSFAAFAISSTFFLSSLLLADYSRVSNELEAYRLYRRDAILNGPLTFFIALLLVASIRSEAPWLYDNLLSEIPLLIASAAAFFIGYTALWWPTGKGDSIPGRPRIAMIGIVIQYLIASYAYGKAHLPYIVYPHVTIESSFTHPNMFRALFVSYIVGFAILTPGFIYFWRMFMKDKRYLRQP, encoded by the coding sequence GTGAGTAACGAACTGATTGCGATCGGGATGCTCTGGCTGTTTGTATTCGTTTATTCGGTCGCCGCATCCATTGACTTCGGTACCGGCTTTTGGTCGATGGTGTACCGGAATCAAGAGCGGAGCCGTGCGACCAACATTGCCAACCGCTATCTGTCTCCTTCTTGGGAAGTGACCAATGTGTTTGTCGTATTGATTGTGATCGGCCTGGTATCCTTTTTCCCTGGGGCGACCTTTACGCTGGGAACGGTGCTGCTCGTTCCCGGCAGCTTAATCCTGCTCCTGTTGTCCATCCGCAGCGCTTTTCTGGTCTACTCGCATTCCGTAGAAAAATACGAAAAGCAGTTGGTTATCATTTCAGGCATCAGCGGCCTGTTTATCCCTGCCCTGCTCATTCTTGTGCTTCCGGTCACACATGGCGGATTCATTGATATGAGCAGGGGATACGAGGAACTTATGCTTGGTAAGCTGCTGACGAGCCCGAGCGGTTTGTCGTTTGCAGCGTTTGCGATCAGCAGTACATTTTTTCTCTCCTCACTGCTGCTGGCCGATTATTCGCGCGTGTCGAACGAGCTGGAGGCCTATCGTCTGTATCGGCGGGATGCCATTTTGAATGGACCGCTGACCTTTTTTATTGCTCTGTTGCTCGTCGCTTCGATACGCAGCGAAGCTCCCTGGCTGTATGACAATTTATTGAGTGAGATTCCGCTTTTGATCGCTTCTGCTGCTGCCTTCTTCATCGGATATACGGCCTTATGGTGGCCAACAGGGAAGGGAGATTCCATTCCGGGACGACCCCGTATTGCGATGATTGGAATTGTCATTCAGTATTTGATTGCAAGTTATGCGTACGGGAAGGCGCATCTTCCCTATATCGTCTATCCGCATGTAACGATTGAGTCATCGTTTACCCACCCGAATATGTTTCGGGCTTTGTTTGTCTCCTACATTGTAGGGTTTGCCATTCTTACTCCTGGATTTATCTACTTTTGGCGTATGTTTATGAAAGATAAGCGGTATTTGCGGCAACCATAG
- a CDS encoding long-chain-fatty-acid--CoA ligase, with protein sequence MSMTVGDLVEWAARNYPEKAGLVYRRKEQEWTFKQLDENVNRFASMLWNKGIRKGDVVSAFLYNTSEFVVTLFAAAKIGAVFNPINYRLTAYELQYIVNDANSQVLVYEAALADVVKQARELGTQVAQYVYVDESVPDGDASFYEWMKQGENRRPQVAVTEDDLYIMMYTSGTTGRPKGVLHKHRDMVHHNFLMMQCMGLTKNDIGLTAAPLNHTAELHTSFLPRLHVGATNVLLHSFRAEDVLATIEKEQVTHMFAAPTMVNMMLHDPSFGTHDLSSLRLLGYGGASMAPILIQQFQQKVGADLVQMYGTTEMGPVMAVLHADEQLSRAGAAGKAILTHEVKIVRLADDGTPSHPDDECAVGEVGEIIVKGPCMMQEYYNRPEATEEALAYGWYHTGDMASYDEDGYIWIHDRLNHMIVSGAENIYPREVEDQLVEHPEVLEAAVIGKPDPTWGQIVTAYIVIKPTSTVTGEELDAFLLQGGRLAKYKRPRAYHFVEALPKTPSGKIQKFVLEKQIKEVL encoded by the coding sequence ATGAGCATGACGGTGGGAGATCTCGTCGAATGGGCAGCACGTAATTATCCAGAGAAAGCAGGACTTGTGTATCGACGTAAAGAACAGGAATGGACATTTAAGCAATTGGATGAGAATGTAAATCGATTTGCGAGTATGTTGTGGAATAAGGGAATACGCAAAGGAGATGTTGTATCTGCTTTTTTGTACAATACAAGCGAATTCGTTGTTACCTTATTTGCGGCAGCCAAAATCGGTGCGGTATTCAATCCGATTAATTATCGACTTACCGCTTATGAGCTTCAGTATATCGTAAACGATGCGAATAGTCAGGTGTTGGTGTATGAAGCAGCATTAGCGGATGTTGTAAAGCAGGCGCGTGAATTAGGGACACAGGTAGCTCAATATGTATATGTTGATGAATCGGTACCGGATGGTGATGCATCGTTTTATGAGTGGATGAAGCAAGGAGAAAATCGTAGACCACAGGTTGCCGTAACAGAAGATGATTTGTATATCATGATGTATACAAGTGGAACGACGGGGCGTCCCAAAGGGGTGCTGCATAAGCATCGAGATATGGTTCATCATAACTTTTTGATGATGCAGTGCATGGGTCTAACCAAAAATGACATTGGGCTTACCGCAGCACCGCTTAATCATACCGCAGAACTTCATACATCGTTTCTGCCGCGGCTGCATGTCGGTGCAACCAATGTGCTTCTTCACTCCTTCCGGGCTGAAGACGTGTTAGCAACGATTGAAAAAGAGCAGGTCACCCATATGTTTGCAGCTCCTACTATGGTAAATATGATGCTGCATGATCCTTCGTTTGGTACGCATGATCTCTCTTCCCTTCGACTGCTTGGGTACGGTGGCGCGTCTATGGCACCGATACTGATTCAGCAATTCCAGCAAAAAGTGGGAGCGGATCTTGTACAGATGTACGGTACGACAGAGATGGGACCGGTTATGGCAGTGCTGCATGCAGATGAACAATTATCGCGAGCTGGGGCCGCGGGCAAAGCCATTCTTACACATGAAGTGAAAATTGTGCGCCTTGCAGATGATGGTACCCCATCCCATCCGGATGATGAGTGCGCAGTAGGTGAGGTTGGCGAGATTATTGTTAAAGGACCCTGCATGATGCAGGAATACTACAATCGGCCGGAGGCGACAGAGGAGGCGCTTGCTTATGGCTGGTACCATACAGGTGACATGGCATCCTATGATGAAGACGGCTATATATGGATTCATGACAGGCTCAACCATATGATTGTGTCAGGAGCAGAAAACATTTATCCAAGAGAAGTGGAGGATCAGTTAGTCGAACATCCAGAGGTATTGGAGGCGGCAGTCATCGGCAAGCCGGATCCGACATGGGGCCAGATTGTAACAGCATACATTGTTATAAAGCCAACTAGTACGGTAACAGGAGAAGAACTTGATGCCTTTCTTCTGCAGGGGGGCCGCCTTGCCAAATATAAACGGCCACGTGCGTATCATTTTGTGGAAGCGCTACCAAAAACGCCGAGCGGTAAAATTCAAAAGTTCGTGTTAGAGAAGCAGATCAAGGAAGTGCTGTAA
- a CDS encoding acyltransferase, producing MKQRIYELDWLRAFAALSVISIHTTSTYVMKSDTAYIWNQAMRYAVPLFIILSGFLLYYSDRNKTSVPYGSFYKRRFSKILIPYVIWTVLYAAYKHWDVLLAEEYGTFLSSLGDHLLYGTGFVHLYFLIIMVQLYLIYPLLYVWLKRHAGSFLAVTLMLTLTAEFILYFHSLGIWKVPRLTVPYVIMLPLWIFYFSMGMYLAQRREKWEPWISGKKGRLGLLYVLTFLLLLIDSKWSGTFDSSIKPTVLLYCFASYFFFYSVAIKAKELRGKISVWVDWLSQQSFLIFLLHPFVLTAFLSKELGLTAFFGTNMGLVLLFLVVTIGTMVATYLISFTPLAPYLGGVRRTSQVSHISS from the coding sequence ATGAAGCAACGGATTTATGAGTTAGATTGGCTCCGCGCGTTTGCGGCACTCTCTGTGATTTCCATTCATACGACATCAACATACGTCATGAAAAGCGATACAGCGTATATTTGGAACCAGGCTATGCGCTATGCGGTTCCCTTATTTATTATTTTATCCGGGTTTCTGTTATATTATAGCGACCGGAATAAAACGAGTGTGCCGTATGGTTCTTTCTATAAACGAAGGTTTAGTAAAATTCTTATCCCTTATGTGATCTGGACGGTTCTGTATGCCGCCTATAAGCATTGGGACGTGCTGCTTGCTGAGGAATACGGGACGTTTCTTTCTTCCCTTGGTGATCATTTATTATACGGTACAGGTTTTGTGCATTTATATTTCCTAATCATTATGGTACAGCTATACCTGATTTATCCGCTTCTCTATGTATGGCTTAAAAGGCATGCAGGCAGCTTTCTCGCTGTGACGCTCATGCTGACGCTGACGGCAGAATTCATCCTTTATTTTCATTCTCTGGGCATATGGAAGGTGCCGCGTCTTACGGTTCCTTATGTAATTATGCTGCCGCTGTGGATCTTCTATTTTTCGATGGGGATGTATCTGGCGCAGCGCAGAGAAAAGTGGGAGCCTTGGATTAGCGGGAAGAAGGGGCGGCTTGGCTTATTGTACGTGCTGACCTTTCTATTACTGCTTATAGATAGTAAATGGAGCGGGACATTTGATTCATCCATAAAGCCTACCGTACTGCTGTATTGCTTTGCCTCCTATTTTTTCTTTTATAGTGTCGCAATCAAAGCAAAAGAATTGCGCGGGAAAATAAGCGTATGGGTAGATTGGCTTTCGCAACAATCGTTTTTGATTTTTTTACTTCACCCGTTTGTATTGACTGCTTTTCTGTCTAAAGAGCTGGGCCTTACAGCATTTTTTGGAACGAATATGGGGCTTGTTCTTCTGTTTCTTGTGGTGACGATAGGTACGATGGTAGCAACGTACCTTATTAGCTTTACGCCGCTTGCTCCGTATCTTGGTGGCGTGCGGCGTACATCGCAGGTGTCTCATATATCAAGTTAA
- a CDS encoding PilZ domain-containing protein: protein MEIVQFEYKGKLDLGKMETTEGELLSLEVKNPDIYKVGDMVALFYQGKKFSVKIIKKEEQHISLFIPLFEMNFPNNRRKWPRVGVDLTAFINDYVSEKIYEIPPDLRIQVLDLSIQGFGFASHEPLKVNHSYYLLFDAPDLSIKTKTIIRHEKLADDGYRYGCEIMSITKTDFNELRRYVLLRQLLKGAATIY, encoded by the coding sequence ATGGAAATTGTGCAATTTGAATACAAAGGGAAATTGGACCTCGGTAAAATGGAAACGACAGAGGGAGAGCTTCTAAGCTTGGAAGTAAAAAATCCCGATATATATAAAGTAGGGGATATGGTTGCTCTTTTTTATCAGGGAAAGAAATTTTCAGTGAAAATTATCAAAAAAGAAGAGCAGCATATCAGCTTATTCATTCCCTTATTTGAGATGAATTTTCCGAATAACCGCCGCAAATGGCCGCGGGTTGGCGTCGATTTAACAGCATTTATCAATGATTATGTGAGCGAGAAAATCTATGAAATCCCGCCTGACCTTCGGATTCAAGTGCTCGATTTGAGTATTCAGGGATTCGGGTTTGCTTCCCATGAGCCATTAAAAGTCAATCACTCCTATTATTTGTTATTTGATGCACCGGATTTATCCATTAAAACCAAGACAATCATCCGGCATGAAAAGCTGGCTGATGATGGATACCGATATGGCTGCGAGATTATGTCGATTACAAAAACGGATTTTAATGAGCTGCGCCGCTATGTATTACTAAGGCAGTTGCTAAAGGGCGCAGCGACAATATACTGA
- a CDS encoding anaerobic C4-dicarboxylate transporter family protein produces the protein MFWLEFLVVLVCIFIGARLGGVGLGVMGGVGLAILTFGFQLQPTTPPIDVMLMIVAVITAAGALQAAGGMDYLVQVAERMLRRNPDRITFMGPIVTYLFTFCAGTGHVAYSVLPVIAEVARESGVRPERPMSIAVIASQQAITASPISAATVALLGMLGGYNIQLIDILMVSIPATFLGCMIGAVAASRMGKNLDDDSEYLDRVEQGLVPPVTEHVEHHTVNKAAKTSVFLFLAAAFVVVLLGTFPELRPAWNVDGKMERMAMPVAIEIVMLTTAALIILLGKVNVDDVVKGNVFIAGAQAVIGIFGIAWMGDTFFAGNMELLSGSIKGMVTSAPWLFAFALFVLSILLYSQAATVRALMPLGIALGIPPYSLIAMFPAVNGYFFIPNYGTIIAAINFDRTGTTRIGKYILNHSFMIPGLVSTVSAVVLGFLLIQFLF, from the coding sequence ATGTTCTGGCTTGAGTTCCTTGTCGTGCTTGTCTGCATCTTCATTGGTGCGCGTCTCGGAGGAGTAGGCCTTGGGGTTATGGGAGGTGTCGGCCTTGCAATTTTGACTTTCGGATTTCAATTGCAGCCAACTACTCCACCTATTGATGTAATGCTGATGATTGTTGCTGTTATTACGGCAGCAGGCGCACTGCAAGCTGCAGGTGGTATGGATTATCTCGTTCAGGTTGCTGAGAGAATGCTGCGTCGAAATCCGGACCGTATTACATTTATGGGACCAATCGTTACGTATTTATTTACATTTTGTGCTGGGACAGGGCATGTAGCGTATTCGGTTTTGCCTGTTATCGCTGAAGTAGCACGGGAGTCTGGCGTTCGTCCCGAGCGTCCGATGTCCATAGCTGTTATTGCTTCGCAGCAGGCCATTACAGCAAGTCCAATTTCGGCTGCGACAGTAGCTTTATTAGGGATGCTTGGTGGATATAATATTCAACTAATCGATATCCTAATGGTAAGTATTCCAGCTACTTTCCTTGGCTGTATGATCGGAGCCGTAGCTGCGAGTCGGATGGGCAAAAACCTAGATGATGATTCAGAGTATTTAGATCGTGTGGAGCAGGGACTTGTCCCACCGGTTACCGAGCATGTGGAGCATCATACTGTGAATAAGGCGGCGAAGACATCTGTATTCCTATTTCTTGCTGCTGCGTTTGTTGTTGTGCTGCTCGGCACCTTTCCTGAACTTCGTCCTGCATGGAATGTGGATGGAAAGATGGAGCGTATGGCGATGCCGGTCGCTATCGAGATTGTTATGCTGACAACAGCTGCACTGATTATTTTATTGGGCAAAGTAAATGTTGACGATGTGGTAAAAGGAAATGTATTTATTGCAGGAGCACAGGCTGTCATCGGGATTTTCGGTATTGCCTGGATGGGGGATACGTTCTTTGCAGGTAATATGGAGTTGTTAAGTGGTTCGATTAAAGGAATGGTGACAAGTGCTCCTTGGTTATTTGCGTTTGCGCTGTTCGTGTTGTCCATTCTTTTATACAGTCAGGCTGCAACCGTACGTGCTCTAATGCCGCTTGGTATTGCACTCGGTATTCCGCCGTATTCGCTGATTGCTATGTTTCCGGCAGTAAATGGCTACTTCTTCATTCCGAATTATGGTACGATAATCGCAGCAATCAATTTTGACCGCACGGGTACGACACGCATCGGAAAGTACATCTTAAATCATAGCTTCATGATTCCGGGGCTTGTCTCTACCGTATCTGCTGTGGTACTAGGTTTTTTGCTGATTCAGTTTCTTTTCTAA
- the aspA gene encoding aspartate ammonia-lyase gives MKDKQYRVEKDFLGEKEVPLEAYYGVQTMRAVENFPITGYRIHDSLIVAMAIVKKAAALANMETGQLNARLGNAIVEAAQEIIEGKLHDQFIVDPIQGGAGTSINMNTNEVIANRGLEIIGETKGNYFQLSPNTHVNMAQSTNDAFPTAIHLSTLSMLDKLLVTMQELHDAFAKKAKEFDHIVKMGRTHLQDAVPIRLGQEFEAYRRVLDRDMKRIKQSRQHLYEVNMGATAVGTGLNADPRYIKSVVKHLAEISGFPIVGAEHLVDATQNTDAYTEVSAALKVCMMNMSKVANDLRLMASGPRVGLTEITLPARQPGSSIMPGKVNPVMAEVINQIAFQVIGNDNTICLASEAGQLELNVMEPVLVFNLLQSISIMNNGFRVFREYCVEGITANEERLKEYVEKSVGVITAVNPHLGYETAARIAREAILTGKSVRELCLYYNVLTEEELDLILDPYEMTDPGISGASLLFKD, from the coding sequence ATGAAAGACAAACAATATCGTGTAGAGAAAGATTTTCTAGGCGAAAAAGAAGTTCCGCTTGAAGCTTATTATGGTGTGCAGACAATGCGGGCGGTGGAGAACTTCCCGATTACGGGTTATCGTATCCACGATTCGCTGATTGTAGCAATGGCTATCGTCAAAAAAGCGGCTGCACTTGCCAATATGGAGACAGGTCAGTTGAATGCACGGCTTGGAAACGCGATCGTAGAGGCAGCTCAGGAGATTATTGAAGGCAAGCTGCATGATCAATTCATCGTCGATCCAATTCAAGGGGGCGCCGGAACGTCCATCAATATGAATACCAATGAAGTCATTGCGAACCGGGGACTTGAGATTATCGGGGAAACAAAGGGAAATTATTTTCAGTTAAGCCCGAATACGCATGTGAATATGGCACAGTCAACCAATGATGCCTTCCCAACCGCAATTCATCTGTCAACATTGTCGATGCTTGACAAGCTGCTGGTCACAATGCAGGAGCTGCATGATGCTTTTGCGAAAAAAGCGAAAGAATTCGATCATATCGTAAAAATGGGTCGTACCCATCTTCAGGACGCTGTACCAATTCGGCTTGGACAAGAGTTCGAAGCATACCGTCGTGTGTTAGATCGTGATATGAAGCGCATCAAGCAATCCCGCCAACACCTATATGAGGTTAATATGGGTGCAACGGCTGTCGGAACAGGTCTGAATGCGGACCCGCGCTATATTAAGAGTGTTGTGAAGCATTTAGCTGAAATCAGCGGCTTCCCGATTGTAGGAGCAGAGCATCTGGTGGATGCAACACAGAATACGGATGCATATACAGAAGTATCCGCCGCATTGAAAGTATGTATGATGAATATGTCCAAGGTGGCGAATGATCTGCGCCTCATGGCGTCAGGTCCGCGTGTAGGACTTACCGAAATCACACTGCCTGCTCGCCAGCCGGGCTCTTCTATCATGCCGGGCAAAGTGAATCCGGTTATGGCAGAGGTGATTAACCAGATCGCGTTCCAGGTTATCGGCAATGACAACACCATTTGTCTTGCTTCTGAAGCGGGTCAGCTTGAGCTGAATGTAATGGAGCCGGTTCTTGTCTTTAACCTGCTGCAATCCATCAGCATTATGAATAACGGCTTCCGTGTCTTCCGTGAATATTGTGTGGAAGGCATTACAGCCAATGAAGAGCGTCTCAAAGAATATGTGGAGAAGAGCGTAGGCGTTATTACGGCCGTCAATCCGCATCTTGGTTATGAGACAGCCGCTCGGATCGCCCGTGAAGCGATTCTTACCGGCAAATCGGTACGTGAACTCTGCCTGTATTACAATGTATTGACGGAAGAAGAACTGGATTTGATCCTTGATCCGTATGAGATGACTGATCCTGGCATTTCCGGTGCTTCGCTGTTGTTTAAAGATTAA
- a CDS encoding small, acid-soluble spore protein, alpha/beta type, translated as MAQSKNKLLIPQAAQLLDQYKYEIASEFGVQLGADTQSRSNGSVGGEITKRLVQMSQQQLSGK; from the coding sequence ATGGCACAGAGCAAAAATAAACTGCTTATTCCACAGGCGGCACAGCTGCTTGACCAATATAAATATGAGATCGCATCTGAATTTGGCGTACAGCTCGGCGCTGATACGCAATCCCGTTCAAACGGTTCAGTAGGGGGCGAGATTACAAAGCGTTTGGTACAAATGTCGCAGCAGCAGCTCAGCGGCAAATAA
- the hemY gene encoding protoporphyrinogen oxidase: MSTQALTVAIVGGGITGLTAAYYLQKAIREQKLGINYVVLEAADRLGGQVQTEYTNGFVIERGPDSFLARKTSASRLAKEVGLEGDLVRNQTGQSYILNNDHLYPIPGGSIMGIPTKLAPFVTTSLFSPVGKLRAALDLVLPRGGNGEEDRSLGEFFRHRLGDEVVENLIEPLLSGVYAGNIDDLSLMSTFPQFYHVERKYRSLILGMRSSTPKQPKAAGDKKSPSAFLTFKNGLQSLVEAIEKRLDPSCVRKNTAVEHIDKTEEGYALRLSDGSVIAADSIIMTTPAQVTSQALSDYSFIKLLEEMPTTSVATVGLGFSESAIKQDINGTGFIVSRNANYSMTACTWLHKKWPHTTPKGKALLRCFVGRAGEEEIVYQSDEDIIQAVISDLNKIMKIEQKPEFYHITRWKQIRPQYVVGHQQRIAKLESEMHAQLPGIFLAGAPYHGAGLPDCMDQGEAAVKEALAFLRIPELITQ; encoded by the coding sequence ATGAGCACGCAAGCTTTGACAGTCGCAATCGTCGGCGGTGGGATTACCGGGCTGACGGCTGCGTATTACCTTCAAAAAGCGATTCGTGAACAGAAGTTGGGCATCAATTATGTCGTACTTGAAGCAGCCGATCGTCTCGGCGGTCAAGTACAGACAGAATACACGAATGGATTCGTCATTGAGCGAGGACCCGATTCCTTTCTTGCACGCAAAACAAGCGCTTCCCGCCTAGCTAAAGAGGTAGGACTCGAAGGAGACCTGGTACGCAATCAGACAGGACAGTCCTATATTCTAAACAACGATCATCTTTATCCGATTCCAGGCGGTTCCATTATGGGGATTCCCACCAAGCTAGCACCGTTCGTAACCACGTCTCTGTTCTCTCCTGTGGGCAAATTACGCGCTGCACTTGATTTGGTGCTGCCGCGCGGCGGAAACGGAGAAGAGGATCGCTCCTTGGGCGAGTTTTTCCGTCATCGTCTCGGTGATGAAGTGGTAGAGAATTTAATTGAGCCGTTGCTGTCGGGCGTATATGCGGGTAACATCGATGATTTAAGCCTCATGTCTACCTTCCCGCAGTTTTATCATGTAGAACGCAAATACCGCAGCCTCATCCTTGGAATGCGTTCTTCTACACCAAAGCAGCCAAAAGCCGCAGGGGACAAAAAGTCACCCAGCGCGTTTTTAACATTTAAAAATGGCCTTCAATCGTTGGTGGAAGCCATTGAGAAACGATTAGACCCTAGCTGCGTCCGTAAAAACACCGCTGTGGAGCATATCGATAAAACTGAAGAAGGCTATGCGCTTCGGTTATCTGACGGTAGCGTTATAGCCGCAGATAGCATCATTATGACAACACCGGCACAGGTCACCAGCCAAGCATTGTCCGATTACTCATTTATCAAATTGCTTGAAGAGATGCCCACCACATCGGTAGCTACTGTTGGACTCGGATTTTCTGAATCAGCCATTAAGCAGGACATTAATGGTACAGGCTTTATCGTATCGCGCAATGCAAACTACAGCATGACAGCTTGTACGTGGCTGCATAAGAAGTGGCCGCATACTACACCGAAGGGGAAAGCATTGCTGCGTTGCTTTGTAGGACGTGCAGGAGAAGAAGAAATTGTATATCAATCAGATGAAGACATTATTCAAGCTGTCATCAGTGATTTGAATAAAATCATGAAAATCGAGCAAAAACCTGAGTTTTATCACATTACCCGCTGGAAACAAATTCGTCCACAATATGTGGTCGGTCATCAACAGCGAATAGCAAAGCTTGAATCTGAAATGCACGCTCAATTACCGGGTATCTTTCTTGCAGGTGCTCCTTATCACGGAGCTGGATTACCGGATTGCATGGATCAGGGAGAAGCGGCTGTAAAAGAGGCGCTTGCCTTCCTGCGTATTCCTGAATTGATTACACAATAA